Part of the Henckelia pumila isolate YLH828 chromosome 2, ASM3356847v2, whole genome shotgun sequence genome is shown below.
CTTCTCACGTGGGATCCAATAAAAATAGTATGAGTCCGTTAAAAAAAGTATGAATCCCGTATATATTGAATATCAATAATTAGATACACAGGGGCATAGACGAGTTGGTAAGACCTGAGGTGATGTGGGAAGAAATtccccagcgttgcgggttcgatcctcgtgtggagcatatttctcattgaaatatttgggggtatgctctggggattgGACCATGTTGTTCCCTCCCTCAGGTCTCTGCctactcgtgcacatccctcgatttaaccccgcatgagccaatgggcctctgactcatgtaGGATGGAGTCCCCTTCGAGgtcaacctttttttttttttagttaataGCTATTTCTTATCATGCGTTACATAAAATGCATGTCTATCCAAGATTAAGAAAAATGCTCCcaagaaaaatatattaatatgaagAATAAATATTAGCAATAATAATTCTATTATACATGCATGAATACCAGTACCACAATCGTAAACGAACTTTATTGTGCATTATTAATGTTAGCAATATGTAAACTTTATTGTTTATGGATAATGGATTTATCATTTATGGCCGCAGCAAAGCGGATTATTTATTGCAGCCAACTAATTTATTATTGCGGATAAATAGTAGCAGTCTATGAATATTAAATTGGTTTATAAGTGTGCAATTATTTTTAAGGAAAAAACTACATGTTCACGTTGAATTACAAAATCcctttaaaattacaaaattatccttgtattttatttgaaaaaaatcttttaaaattGCATTAAGTTAGTTGATTTTAAGTGCAACAGAACTTGTCAGATTGCAAATCATGTTTACAACCAATATGGTAACATATTTTGAGAATGAAACACAGAACAGTAAAAATGTTTGGTTTCATTTCGAATATAAGAGAACAAAGCTGTGAATTCTTCAAAATGCTacaaaaagaaaatacaaaCAAATTTTTAGTTGccacaatacaacaataattagCAATTTTACATATGTATGTCTATGTATCTGTCAAACACTCCCTTCCAGGCAGTCCAAACGGCACAATGCACTCGAAAATACATGACAGCCAAACTCGTGCAGTGGAATGTGCAgtttaatcatgaaaatttccaGTATAAACACAAAGGGATGCAATGATAACTTACTACCTCTGTTTTATCTATCACAAAGCAGACTAGTAGAGTCATTGCTGCTGCCAGTTATACTGCTGATTGCGACTCCCAGACATATTTGAGCCACGTCCAGCTCCAGAAGCACCATACTGACTACTACCATGAGGGTAATTAGGCCCTCCAGAACCATAGCTGCTACCTCCGCCTCCTCTAGGGCCAACACCCGGCACACCACTGGACCCATATGGAGGAGCGCGTCCTTGAGGTGGATATGGACCATTGTTGTAACCGCTTCCACCTTGGCCACGATTCGATTGATTATATCCTCCAGAAGGGTTTCCGTTGTTGGGTGGATATCTCCGTGGGCCTGCTGAAGGTCCACGTGGCTTCCCATAATGATGGCTAGGTGCCCCGGCTACCTGAGTTTGGGAGGTATGCAAGGGAGGATTCGGACCTGGGCGCATCTGAGGGTGTCCATGACCAGACTGTTGGATTGGTGGAAGGCGAGAGTACTGCTGCTGATGCTGTAGTTTCTGTCGCTTGGAATTTTCTTCATGTTGTCGCTGCTGCTGACGCTTTTTCTTTGTCTGGAACTCGTGTGAAGGTTCGTATTTGGGCAAGCTGGTGACATGATTTGGTTTCAGAAAAAGGTGTTGTAAGAATAAGGGTGGGTGCAGGATGAAAACAGAAAAGAGTGGATAAATTAAATGGAGACAGATGGGAACCTCTTAGGATCACAGGGTAAGGGGTCGGTCCAGAAATACTCAGCATCTAGAGCATCCTTAGCTGATATTCTCTGCATGTATAGTCACAGCAGTAGGGCAAAAACATGAGCACTCTATCTCTTGAAGCATGCCTATGTAAGAGTGCTCAGTGCTCATAAAAGATAAGTATCAAGACAGAATGGAGTAAAAacaaaatttcaataaaataaagttAATATACCTGAGATGGGTCGAGAGTCAGCATCCGATCAAGTAAATCCAAAGCATGCCGATCAAAGCTAAAAGTTCaataattcatgcttcaaaTTCATGGATGgaaaatttgaaagaaaaactcaatgaacaaagTTTATCACGTACTGCTTGAAATGCTCTCTAAGACGTCTCTTAATAAGCTTTGTTGGCTTGAAGTTGTTATACCAAGGAATTTTTGAGACTCCAGGCCAAATTTCCTCATTGGGAGTACCACAGATgtcaaagattttatttaattgctCCGGCTTCAAGAGTAAACCACGACAAATACAGTGGACGGTTACAAATACTTGATATTAAATATGAACAGTACAACATATGCAGGGGGTGAATTGAGGAGGTTCTAGGTTTTATGACATGTTTGTTCATGTAATTAGGGAACCGAGAGGTACTTCAGCATCATCGGCAAACCCCAAGGAGTGTAGCAAAATAACAAATTCAATAAAACTGTTTGGGCAATTTAATTCCGAGGGAACTCTATTAGTTAAAATAAGGTTGCAACAAAACTTCTAATAACACACACTTATCCagaaacaaaaatataatttctcaAACAATAGCCCACTTGTAAAATATGCACATTTTTGGTATCTAAAACTTCCGATTATTCTTGGTATTTTCATCTTTTTATATCAGCCATTCCCACCTGCCCAAAAAAATAGGCAGCAATAAATTCTGGGGAAAACAAACAAAATGACTTTGTGGCTAGATGCAAACTTTCCTTTATATTTATGAACTAAGGAAGTTTTCACTTGTTGCTATCCCCTAGAGCTATTTTTATTAAGTTGATACTAAATACTGCGTATCTCAACGGGTTTGCTGCATTGTATTAGCAAGTCTGAGATTTTCCAGGGCTTAGTTATACTAAAACACACATACTTGCAACAGTTTTAGCGTATCAACTAAGAGTGGAAGTGACCTACCTCATCCTTCCCAGGAAATACCGGTTTCCCATTTAAAAGTTCAGCAAAAATGCAACCAACCGACCACATATCAACGGCGGGTCCGTACTTTGTCGTTCCAAGTAGCAACTCCGGAGGCCTAAAATACATAATTGAGATTATCAGCAAAGTGAGATCAGACAACTTAAAAAATAACCAAGTTTGGACAGTACATGGTCGCAGATATCCACAAAGCTTACCTATACCATAACGTAATGACACGATTTGTAAGATTTGCATTCTGATCGCTTGAAAATGACCGAGCTAGACCAAAATCAGCAAGCTTCAAATTCCCTTCATTGTCTATCAGAAGATTTGAACCTGCAATCAAGATATAAGACAACTAATTTCAGCACGACAGCACCTTAAATGAGGAAAGAAACTTAAGCTTAGTACTTATTTTGAATAGAACCTTTAATATCACGGTGAAGCACTTGATTTACATGACAGTAGTGAAGCCCTGTCAAAAGTTGTCGCATGTAGCACTAAAAGGAGAGCAAAATGCAAATCAATATTTTGATTGTCACTCTTCTTTCCAAATTCCATCAGAAGCACCTGATATGCGACTAAATTAAATAGTCTTGCATACTACGACGCTCTATGCTACCTTAATTTGTGGCACTGAAAATCTCATCCCAGGACGATCGGCAAGACCAGTCAAATCATGGTCCATGTACTCAAAGACCATGTAAATTCCACCTTTGTACTTGTTACCATCTGTAGTAGCAATCAAAATGCAAAGAGTGTGAAACTATCCATCTTAAATTTGTTGCACAGCCTAATAAACGTCTTCAGATATCAAATTATTCATGTTAATTTAATATTGACGAACGATATTGTTGATTTGATGCTCAGCATTCATATCCACAGAAGGCATACAT
Proteins encoded:
- the LOC140880363 gene encoding cyclin-dependent kinase C-2-like is translated as MAIAAPEQLNVSEVPAWGSRSVDCFEKLEQIGEGTYGQVYMAKEIETGEIVALKKIRMDNEREGFPITAIREIKILKKLHHENVIKLKEIVTSTGPEKDEQEASDGNKYKGGIYMVFEYMDHDLTGLADRPGMRFSVPQIKCYMRQLLTGLHYCHVNQVLHRDIKGSNLLIDNEGNLKLADFGLARSFSSDQNANLTNRVITLWYRPPELLLGTTKYGPAVDMWSVGCIFAELLNGKPVFPGKDEPEQLNKIFDICGTPNEEIWPGVSKIPWYNNFKPTKLIKRRLREHFKHFDRHALDLLDRMLTLDPSQRISAKDALDAEYFWTDPLPCDPKSLPKYEPSHEFQTKKKRQQQRQHEENSKRQKLQHQQQYSRLPPIQQSGHGHPQMRPGPNPPLHTSQTQVAGAPSHHYGKPRGPSAGPRRYPPNNGNPSGGYNQSNRGQGGSGYNNGPYPPQGRAPPYGSSGVPGVGPRGGGGSSYGSGGPNYPHGSSQYGASGAGRGSNMSGSRNQQYNWQQQ